A genomic window from Lujinxingia sediminis includes:
- a CDS encoding TM2 domain-containing protein has product MTRNLPVHSPDQIPGRRPEQFSQRSRVITFTLAVFLGVLGVHRFYTGKVLTGLLMFLTGGGFGLWWAVDVMTILMGYYRDAEGLRLAPPTRQPERLPHHPEPTRRAVPTRAPTDEEIAERELDRLLNDPLADKFAELEAEMGQDATLDERAHHRH; this is encoded by the coding sequence ATGACTCGAAACCTCCCTGTTCATTCTCCCGACCAGATACCCGGCCGTCGCCCGGAGCAGTTCAGCCAGCGCAGCCGCGTCATCACCTTTACCCTGGCCGTCTTTCTGGGCGTGTTGGGTGTACACCGTTTTTACACCGGCAAAGTGCTCACCGGGCTGCTGATGTTTCTCACCGGCGGGGGCTTCGGCCTGTGGTGGGCCGTCGACGTGATGACCATCCTGATGGGCTACTACCGCGACGCCGAGGGCCTGCGCCTTGCGCCGCCCACCCGACAGCCCGAGCGACTACCGCATCATCCGGAGCCCACGCGTCGCGCGGTCCCCACCCGCGCTCCCACCGACGAAGAGATCGCCGAGCGGGAGCTCGACCGGCTCCTCAACGACCCGCTGGCCGATAAGTTCGCCGAGTTGGAAGCCGAGATGGGCCAGGACGCCACCCTCGACGAGCGCGCGCATCACCGACACTGA
- a CDS encoding DegQ family serine endoprotease yields the protein MRKAPWMIAMLAATGVACFQPETSPDPEVSAPTAEEVRVAMSPHPDEAAGPTGRDLQVSSAEMAMRLELPDVVEKVMPSVVGINTERSVRQMASPFGRSPFGGHPFFGPRGVPQQPQERVQEGLGSGVIVDAEGIVLTNNHVIEGADTIRLTLDDGREFEAEVVGTDPQSDIAVLRFMEAPDDLKAIAFGDSDALRLAESVVAIGNPFGLSSTVTLGIVSAKGRGNMGIVDYEDFIQTDAAINPGNSGGALVNLRGELVGINTAILSKSGGYQGVGFAIPSKMARGIMESLVETGKVSRGWLGVMIQELTPQLASALELPESARGVVVSDVQPESPAARTGLQRGDLITSIAGRSVTSPGELKNRVGMAQPGTEVEIAYLREGQAMKGHLQLGAQEDAAGVASGPGGTPGFAPSPVDGLSLQALNDELRAQLRVPPALRQGVAVTDVAPGSEAARLRLRPGDVILEVNRRPVSSPADVSQRWQASRGQVLVLLYRQGATIFMTLPAN from the coding sequence GGAGACGAGCCCCGACCCCGAGGTCAGCGCGCCGACAGCGGAAGAGGTCAGGGTGGCGATGTCGCCCCATCCCGATGAGGCGGCAGGCCCGACTGGCCGGGACCTGCAGGTGAGCAGCGCCGAGATGGCCATGCGCCTGGAGCTTCCCGATGTGGTCGAGAAGGTGATGCCCTCGGTGGTAGGCATCAATACCGAGCGAAGCGTGCGGCAGATGGCCTCACCATTCGGGCGTTCTCCCTTTGGCGGCCATCCCTTCTTCGGGCCGCGGGGCGTGCCGCAGCAACCTCAGGAGCGCGTGCAGGAAGGGCTGGGAAGTGGCGTGATTGTTGACGCTGAGGGCATCGTGCTCACCAACAACCACGTCATTGAAGGAGCCGACACCATTCGTCTCACCCTCGACGATGGCCGGGAGTTCGAGGCCGAGGTGGTGGGCACCGACCCGCAGAGCGACATCGCGGTGCTGCGCTTTATGGAGGCTCCCGATGATTTAAAAGCCATTGCATTTGGCGACTCCGACGCGCTGCGCCTGGCCGAATCGGTGGTGGCCATCGGCAATCCCTTCGGTCTCTCCAGCACGGTGACGCTGGGCATTGTGTCGGCGAAAGGCCGGGGCAATATGGGGATTGTTGATTACGAGGACTTCATTCAGACCGACGCGGCGATCAACCCGGGCAACTCCGGCGGGGCGCTTGTTAATCTGCGCGGGGAGCTTGTGGGCATCAACACGGCGATTCTCTCCAAGAGTGGCGGCTACCAGGGGGTCGGCTTTGCGATTCCCTCGAAGATGGCCCGCGGCATCATGGAGAGTCTGGTGGAGACCGGGAAGGTCAGCCGGGGCTGGCTCGGGGTGATGATTCAGGAGCTGACCCCGCAGCTTGCCAGCGCCCTGGAGCTTCCGGAGAGCGCGCGCGGCGTGGTCGTCTCCGATGTGCAGCCCGAGAGCCCGGCGGCGCGCACCGGCCTGCAGCGCGGCGACCTGATTACAAGCATCGCCGGGCGCAGCGTCACGTCTCCCGGAGAGCTGAAGAACCGGGTGGGGATGGCCCAGCCGGGCACCGAGGTGGAGATCGCGTACCTGCGTGAGGGGCAGGCGATGAAAGGGCACCTGCAGCTGGGCGCACAGGAAGATGCGGCCGGTGTGGCCAGCGGCCCCGGGGGAACTCCCGGCTTTGCTCCCTCGCCAGTCGACGGTCTGAGCCTGCAGGCCCTCAATGATGAGCTGCGCGCGCAGCTGCGCGTGCCCCCGGCGCTGCGCCAGGGGGTGGCCGTGACCGATGTTGCGCCGGGGAGTGAAGCTGCGCGTCTGCGCCTTCGACCCGGGGATGTGATTCTGGAAGTCAACCGACGTCCGGTCTCCTCGCCGGCCGATGTCTCACAGCGCTGGCAGGCCTCGCGCGGGCAGGTGCTGGTGCTGCTTTACCGCCAGGGCGCTACGATCTTTATGACGCTGCCTGCGAACTAA